The Deltaproteobacteria bacterium sequence TGGTGGCAAAATTTTTTGCGGGATGGGTGGTCGCGGTGCTCTTTGCCCTGATGACGGCCACGCCGGGGCACGCCTTGGAAACCATCGCCTTTGATCAGGCCAACCCGCCGTTCATGTATCAGGACAACGGGCAGGCGCGGGGGCTGTATCCGGCCATCATCGCCGAGGCCTTCCGGCGCATGGGCGTGGGCGTCAGGCTTCTGGCGTTTCCCTGGTTGCGGGCGCGACAGGGCGCCGATGCCGGAGTCTGGGGCCTTGGCGGTTTGTACATGAATACGGCGCGACTGGAGACGTACGACTACTCCGAGCCCATCTTCGAGGAACGGCTGTTGCTCTACGTCTTGCGCGGTCAGGAGTTTCCGTTTTCCGAGGCCGGGGATCTGACCGGGAAGCGCATCGGCGTCATGCGCGGGTGGTCCTACGGGAACGGGTTCGACCACGCCGTGGCCGGGGGCAGGATCTTGGCCGATCCGGTGGCCAACGACCAGGCCAATATCGGCCGGTTGCTGCTGGGCCGGGTGGATGCCATCGTGATCACGGCCGAAAGTCTGGCCCTGCTCCGCGATCGTCTCGATCCAGGCAATCGCCTCGTGGCCTTGCCCCGGCCCCTGGCCGCCAATTTGACCTATCTGTCCTTTCCGAAATCCAAGAATCTGGTCCCTCTTTTGGAGCGCTTCAATAAAGAGCTTCAGGCCATGCGCCGCGACGGCTCCTGGGATCGGATTTGTCGCGCTCATCTGCGCTGACGTCCGTCCAGCCTCGGCGTATTTCCTCCGCGGCGCGCGTCAAACGCTCTTCCAGCAACCTCAGGGCGGATGGAACATGCTCCGGCTGGGTGTCCAGTTCGTGCAGGATGGTCCGCAGCCTGGGCTCATTGTCCAGAATCGAGCCGAGCCTCTCCCGGCGGTCGGTGTTTCTGGTGCTGAAGAAATTCCAGGCCAGGGGCGCGTCCGGGGCGCGGAACGGCCACTGGACCTTGAGCCGAAACAGCGCGGCCAGGGCGGCTTTGAGGTCCGCGTCCATGGCGTCCGGGTCGATCTCCCGGCCAGCCCGCGCCTCGACCTCCTCGATCAGGGCCTGGTTCAGCCGGTATTCCGGCGCGATCAGGCCATAGTCGAACCAGTCGTCGACGACCTCCCGTGCCACCCGTTTCCATTTCGCCGCGCCCAGGTGATGGCTTGGGCAGAAAAAGAGCTTGCAGGCCGCGCCCCCGTAAAAGCTCAGCCCCCGCCAGTCCACGCCCTTGTTGCCCGATGCCAGAGGGTGCAGCAGGCAGCCGACACGTTCTCCGCCGTCCTGGATGAGTCCGACGAAAACGCAGTGATGAAAATCCGCGAGGGGATAGTCCGTGCCTTCCCGCGCGAAACGTTCCTGTTCAAAGGCCAGAATCGCGTCCACGTTCCGGGTAACGGCCGCGAAACGCTCCGTGCGTTCCAGCAGGATGTTTCGCAGGCGCTCGCGGCGTAAATCCGTCATGTTGTAAAGCCCGCAGCAGCTGCCGCAGGAAATATCCGGCCCGGCCTGGCAGAGATACACCCCGCCGGGGACCTGGGCGTCTTCGGGAAGCATGGGCATGGGTCCTCCACTGTTTTGGGCGGGGCTATCCCAAAGCCGGCCGGGAGGCAACGCGGGGACGCCCATGGCTCCGCCAACAAAAAAGGGCACGGCCCGAAGACCATGCCCACGCGGAAGAGAGGAACAACCGCTTATTTATCGTGCATTTCCAGGTAGACCAGGGTTTGATTCAGAAGCTGGTAGGCGATTTCACCAAAGGTGATGGGGCCGACAAAGGGGGCCGTGTTCTTGCCTTCCAGCCCGGAGTACAAATAGTTCAGGATGCAGTTGCAGGAGAACACGACGTTGTCCTGGGACAGGCCGATTTTTTTGAGCTGGCCGTCGAAGGCCGTGGCGTAATCGCTGACGGCCTTGGCGTGTTTGTAGCGCACGCCGTGGAAAACCGGGGCGTAGAATTTGACCTCCTCGGCCGTCACGCTCTGGAAGCTGATGTTGACCAATGCGCCGTAATAGTCGGCCACCAGGGGCAGTTTGGTGTCGAGCTTGTTGCGTTCGATG is a genomic window containing:
- a CDS encoding transporter substrate-binding domain-containing protein; this translates as VAKFFAGWVVAVLFALMTATPGHALETIAFDQANPPFMYQDNGQARGLYPAIIAEAFRRMGVGVRLLAFPWLRARQGADAGVWGLGGLYMNTARLETYDYSEPIFEERLLLYVLRGQEFPFSEAGDLTGKRIGVMRGWSYGNGFDHAVAGGRILADPVANDQANIGRLLLGRVDAIVITAESLALLRDRLDPGNRLVALPRPLAANLTYLSFPKSKNLVPLLERFNKELQAMRRDGSWDRICRAHLR